The Aerococcus loyolae genome contains the following window.
ATATTTTGGTTATTATAGATCGCCACATACATACCGGAAAGGATAGGTAACTGAATTAATAGGGGTAAACAGCCCATATTCCCAAATAAGGAAATATTATTATCCTTCATAAAGGCTTGCTGTTGACGGGTATATTCCATTTGTTCTTCTGGAGTTTCGGCGCCTTGAATTAACTCTTGGAATTTCATCAAGTAAGGTTGGTAATAACGGCGTTTCTCTGTCCCCAGAATGGAACTGGTTTGTTGCTTGTAGGTGAGCGGAATAAGTAGTAGGCGGATAATGATCACTAGGCCAATAATAGCAAAGCCGTAGTTACCATTGAAAAATTGGGCCAACCATTCAATTAATTGGTTAATTGGACTGGCAATTAAACGAAAAGTCCAGCTGTCTTGGTTACGGCTCACACAGCCTCCTAAGAATAAGGAAGAGGCAGCCAATAGACTGAGCAGCTGTAGGTGTTTTGATTTGAGACTTGTTTTCAAAATAGCACTCCTTAATTATAGATTTGTCGAACGCCCCTAATTTTAGCGAAAAATATTGTTTTTTTCAATATATGGGGTGAAAATCATGCATAGCTGGAAGACCTTTTTCTTCCGTGACACTAAGCTGGTCGATTCTAGCGTAAGGGATATTTTTAGGATCCTGGAGCTCTGTGATAAAATGTTCTCTTTGGCCTTCATCTGCCTGTAATTGGATAGTCACACTACCATCGGACTCATTTTTTACCGTACCGGTCAGTTGCAGTTTGTTGGCTAGGCGGGTAACGTGAAAACGAAAGCCGACGCCTTGTACCCGTCCTTGAACTTGGATTTTACTGGTTAGCATATGATCATCTCCTATTGCTTTATTTTAACATAATCCCTCTAATAAATTGATTGATTCTATGGGTGCCCTTAACAAGGCCCAGCTTTAAAAAATGGGAGGGATATTATATAATGAAGACTGATTGACTTAATAAGAGATGAGTCGGGAGGAACTATGGCAAAAAGAAAAACACGTTCAAAGAAAAAAACAAATAATACTTACCAACAAGCGATTATCGCTTTTTTTATTTTAATTTTAACCGGGCTAGGAAGCTTTCAACTGGGCTTTTTAGGTCGAATTGTCAAAGCCAGCATGCGCTTTATGGTGGGTGAGCTCTATCTATTGGGATTTTTCCTGGTGGCCATTACCGCCCTTGCCTATTTGTTAACCAATCAGGGGCCAAATTGGCGCAAACGCCCGTACAGTTCTCTGTTATTAGCCGTCCCCATTTTGGCTTTACTCTGCCATGCGATCCAGTTTAAAGAAGTCATGGCCAAGGGGGAATCTCTATTTGCCGTCAGTTTAAATCACTTTTTGGCAGGTTTTAAAGGGAATTTTCAGCCAGAAGTCGGTGGCGGTATCATGGGTGCTGGCCTTTATCAAGTGAGTTACTTTATCCTCAGCCAATGGGGAACCTACCTACTTATTTTGCTAGCTGCTTTAGCTTGGTTGGCTTACTGCCTAAATATATCCGGTCAAGAAATGATTTCCAGTGTCCAAAATCTTTTTCAAATGGTGGTGCAGTGGCTACAAGGCTTTATAAATGCTACTAAGGAGAAATCTGCTAAGCGTAAAGAAACCAAGGCGAATAAGGTTAAGAAAAATCAGCCAGAAATCCCAGTGAAAGATTATTCCTCTAAGCTGGCTGAAGGAGAAGATGAAGCTGGTGAAGTCAGGTTTGACGACGACAAAAACCAAGAATCCGCTGTGGAAATTGTGGGCCCCAACTACCAAAACTTAGTGGGATCAAAAGAAGAATCAACTCTTGACCAGGGAAAGACAAGTCACAGCCAAGACCAAGCCAGCCAATTAAGCCTGGATATCGACGAAGAGGATGATGGAGAAGATTTATCTGATTTAACTATCGAGGCCGAGGAAGAAAATCCCGATTATAAACTCCCTCCAGTCAGCCTCTTAAATCCGATTCACCACACGGATCAAAGTAGTGAGTACCACATTATTAAAGAAAACATCAAAACTTTGGAAAAGACCTTAGCCAGCTTTAATGTGGATGCCAAGGTGACTAAGGCGAATTTAGGTCCGGCAGTTACCAAGTATGAAATTGAACCGGCAGTCGGTACCAAGGTATCTAAAATTACCAACTTAGCTGACGACATCGCCTTGGCCCTAGCAGCTAAGGATATCCGGATCGAAGCACCAATTCCAGGAAAATCAGTGATTGGTATTGAGGTTCCTAACCAAAAGGTGTCTGTGGTTTCCTTTAGAGACAGTTTTGAAAACCAGCCAGCCAATACGAAGTTATTAGAAGTTCCCTTGGGACGGTCAATTTATGGGGACACCCGGGTGGCAGACTTAACGAAAATGCCCCATCTCTTAATTGCGGGATCTACTGGTTCTGGTAAATCCGTCTGCATCAATGGCATGATTGTCTCCATTTTATTAAAGGCTAAGCCTAATGAAGTGAAATTAATGATGATTGACCCCAAAAAGGTTGAGCTAAACGTCTATAATGGGATTCCACACCTGCTTACTCCTGTGGTAACTAATCCACGCAAAGCAGCCCAAGCCTTGAATAAGGTAGTTGAAGAAATGGAGCGGCGTTATGAATTATTTGCCGCAACGGGTCAGCGAAATATCGATGGCTATAACCATCATGTGAGTGAATATAATGAGAACAGTGATGATAAACAGGCCTTGCTGCCTTATATTGTGGTTATTGTCGATGAATTAGCTGACTTGATGATGGTGGCTTCCAAAGAAGTTGAGGCTGCCATCACCCGTTTAGCTCAAATGGCGCGGGCAGCTGGTATTCACATGATTTTAGCTACCCAACGGCCGTCAGTTGATGTTATTACGGGGATCATTAAAGCTAACGTGCCTTCCCGGATTGCCTTTGCCGTTTCTAGTGGGACTGATTCACGGACAATTATCGATCAAAATGGCGCGGAAAAACTCCTCGGTCGCGGTGATATGCTCTTTATGCCCATGGGAGAGGGTAAACCTTTAAGAGTACAAGGGGCTTTCATTACTGATGAAGAGGTTGAAAGCGTAGTTGACTTTGTTAAAGACCAGCAAGAGGCCAATTATAGTGAGGCCATGATGCCTAGCGAAGTGAATGAGAATAGCGCGGCTGACGACCTTGATGAAATGTGGGATGAGGTTATTGATTTTGTCAAGGGTCGCGAAACGGTTTCGATTTCCATGTTGCAACGCCAATTTCGCATTGGTTACAACCGTGCTGCCCGTTTAGTTGATGACATGGAGGCACGCGGCATTGTCTCAGAACAAAACGGAAGCAAGCCTCGCACGGTTAATATTTCTGAAAAACAAGAAGATCAGGAAGACTAAGAGGCCTGGATAAAAGCTCCATCTTTTTTCAGCTTTTCTTCCAAGGAATCTCCCTCCCTGATCCTTCCTCGCATCCTTTTAGTTGAGCTCGGACGCCAGCCTTGAAGTTGCTTCAGAAAATACCAACACACAGCCCTGCTGTGCTTATGGTATATCCCTCCAGCAATTCAAGTCTTTAGCGGTGTCCTCACATCCTTTTAGTTGAGCTTATGACAGTTTTTTTCAGTGGTTTCGTCCTTTGGTGTGACTGTCGCACTCTCATTATAAATAAGTCAAAGAGAAGGGAAACTTTAGTAGTGGCTCGCTCTTTGACTTTTTTACTGGGCTGGATTGCTTTTTGATCATTTAAAACGTGATATAATGTAAGAGATATTTTCCTAAAGGAGGACATTGTCATAATGAATTTACCTAATCGACTGACTATGCTAAGGATTTTGATGATTCCTTTATTTATTTTATTAATAGAAATTCCTTTTAATTGGGGAACATGGGCCATTGGCAGTCAAAGCGTGAGTATACAATTCGCTGTAGCAGCTCTTATTTTTGCCATAGCGAGTTTAACCGATTGGCTGGATGGCTATATTGCTCGTCGTGATAACCTGGTGACCAACTTTGGTAAGTTTGCCGACCCCCTAGCGGATAAAATGTTGGTCATTACCGCCTTAATCGAGCTCATTGCTCTAGGCAAGGCGCCAGCTTGGATTGTTGCCATTATTGTCATGCGTGAGTTGGCCGTTACGGGCTTAAGGCTTTTGATCGTGACTGAAGGGGAAGTTTTGGCAGCTAAGTGGCCAGGAAAAATCAAGACCTGTACCCAGATGTTGGCGATCATTTTATTATTAATGAACGATTTTCCTTTCCAAGTCTTGCCATTTTCACTCGGACAGTTTTGCCTCTACCTGGCTTTACTAGCAACCATCTATTCAGGTTATGATTATTTTAAAAAGAATTGGCAAGTTTTTAGTGATAGTTTTTAAAGAAGACAATAAAAATTGTTGAAAGTACGGAATAATAGAGTGGAGGAAATCATGAAGGCAGAAATAATCGCGGTAGGAACAGAAATGCTTATGGGACAAATTGTCAATACCAATGCTCCATTTATCGCTAGACAACTGAATGAACTAGGGATTGAACACTACTATGAGACGGTGGTGGGTGACAATCCTGAGCGCTTAGTTGAATTAACTCAGATTGCCGAGTCACGTAGCGATATGATCATTTACTCTGGGGGAATTGGGCCGACCCAGGATGATTTGACCAAGCAAGCCATTGCCGAGTACTTAAATGAAGAGCTTATTTACGACCAAGAGTGTTTAGAGCAGATAAAACAGTACTACCAGGACCGCCATCAAAGCATGTCCTCCAACAACCTACAGATGGCTCTGACTTATAAAAATGGACAATCGCTAAAGAATGAAACGGGTCAAGCCTGTGGTAGTCTAATTTATAAAAAGGGCTGTCTCTATGTTTTCCTGCCTGGTTTTCCAGATGAATTGGAACCTATGTTTATTAATGAGGTCAAGCCTTATCTCTTTGAACATTTGTCCAATAAACAGGTATTGGCTTCTCGCTTTTTAAATTTCTTTGGTATTGGAGAAGCGGCCTTAACTAGTCGTCTAGAAAACCTGATCTCTAAACAAAGTAATCCAACGATCGCTCCTTATGCATCTAAATCAGTAGTCACCTTAAGACTCACGGCCCAAGGGGAGAATCACGCAGTTACAGATAAACTACTTGACCAAGCCCAGGAAGAAATCCTTGACCTTGTTGGCGAATATTATTACGGAAGTGGTTATAATTACCTCCCTATGGATGCCTTGTTCGATTATTTGAACCAAGGAGGAAAAACGATTGCCTTTGCTGAAAGCCTAACGGGTGGTCTAGCGGCGCATTTATTGGTCAACCATGAAGGCTCTTCAAAAATTTTTAAAGGCTCAACAGTTTCCTATAGTGAATATGCCAAGGCTCATGTCATTGGCGTAAGTCAAGCAACTCTCGACCAAGAGGGCATGGTTAGCGAGTCTTGTGCCCGGCAAATGGCTGAATTAACCTGCTCGGACTATGGGGCTGATTATGCCATTAGCTTCACCGGAGTTGCTGGCCCTGATAAGATGGAAGGTCAAGAAGTTGGAACCGTCTATTGTGGTTTTGCTAGCCAAGGGCAGTCTACCCAGGTCAAACGTTATCACATTAATGGCAACCGTTCAGCCATTCGTTTAAAGGTTATCTACCAAGCAGTATTAGATTTTATCCAAGAAAAGTCCTAAGAACATTTGTTCTGTTTTTGCTTGATTTTTTGACTTAATGCCGTTAGACTAAGAGTGAAAGATAAACGAGGAGGATATTGAATGAGTACATCACATGATGCAAACCGCCAAAAGGCTTTAGATCAGGCCCTTAAACAAATTGAAAAAAACTTCGGCAAGGGAGCTATAATGAAGATGGGAGAATCAACGGATACACAGGTGTCGACTGTTCCGTCAGGCTCCTTATCCTTAGATATCGCTCTAGGAGTCGGAGGTTATCCGCGTGGACGAATTATTGAAGTCTACGGCCCAGAATCTTCCGGGAAAACTACTGTTGCTTTACATGCTGTTGCCGAGGTTCAAAAACAAGGTGGTATCGCTGCCTTTATTGATGCTGAGAACGCCTTAGACCCTGAATACGCTAGAGCTTTGGGGGTTGACATTGATGAGCTATTACTCTCCCAACCGGATACTGGTGAACAAGGGCTAGAAATTGC
Protein-coding sequences here:
- the yidC gene encoding membrane protein insertase YidC, which gives rise to MKTSLKSKHLQLLSLLAASSLFLGGCVSRNQDSWTFRLIASPINQLIEWLAQFFNGNYGFAIIGLVIIIRLLLIPLTYKQQTSSILGTEKRRYYQPYLMKFQELIQGAETPEEQMEYTRQQQAFMKDNNISLFGNMGCLPLLIQLPILSGMYVAIYNNQNIANYNFFGFSLGEPNLVLTIIFILLSFLQTRISMQTMPAEVREQQGKSMLFMPLMLGFVVFNVPAAIGLYLVTTTIWGMLQQLAINTFVHPRIKAKVEDEMKGNPIRFDQHYKPNNSVKDVTHTANSSTSATKPHKSNRNAGKQNRKK
- a CDS encoding acylphosphatase, which encodes MLTSKIQVQGRVQGVGFRFHVTRLANKLQLTGTVKNESDGSVTIQLQADEGQREHFITELQDPKNIPYARIDQLSVTEEKGLPAMHDFHPIY
- a CDS encoding DNA translocase FtsK translates to MAKRKTRSKKKTNNTYQQAIIAFFILILTGLGSFQLGFLGRIVKASMRFMVGELYLLGFFLVAITALAYLLTNQGPNWRKRPYSSLLLAVPILALLCHAIQFKEVMAKGESLFAVSLNHFLAGFKGNFQPEVGGGIMGAGLYQVSYFILSQWGTYLLILLAALAWLAYCLNISGQEMISSVQNLFQMVVQWLQGFINATKEKSAKRKETKANKVKKNQPEIPVKDYSSKLAEGEDEAGEVRFDDDKNQESAVEIVGPNYQNLVGSKEESTLDQGKTSHSQDQASQLSLDIDEEDDGEDLSDLTIEAEEENPDYKLPPVSLLNPIHHTDQSSEYHIIKENIKTLEKTLASFNVDAKVTKANLGPAVTKYEIEPAVGTKVSKITNLADDIALALAAKDIRIEAPIPGKSVIGIEVPNQKVSVVSFRDSFENQPANTKLLEVPLGRSIYGDTRVADLTKMPHLLIAGSTGSGKSVCINGMIVSILLKAKPNEVKLMMIDPKKVELNVYNGIPHLLTPVVTNPRKAAQALNKVVEEMERRYELFAATGQRNIDGYNHHVSEYNENSDDKQALLPYIVVIVDELADLMMVASKEVEAAITRLAQMARAAGIHMILATQRPSVDVITGIIKANVPSRIAFAVSSGTDSRTIIDQNGAEKLLGRGDMLFMPMGEGKPLRVQGAFITDEEVESVVDFVKDQQEANYSEAMMPSEVNENSAADDLDEMWDEVIDFVKGRETVSISMLQRQFRIGYNRAARLVDDMEARGIVSEQNGSKPRTVNISEKQEDQED
- the pgsA gene encoding CDP-diacylglycerol--glycerol-3-phosphate 3-phosphatidyltransferase, producing MNLPNRLTMLRILMIPLFILLIEIPFNWGTWAIGSQSVSIQFAVAALIFAIASLTDWLDGYIARRDNLVTNFGKFADPLADKMLVITALIELIALGKAPAWIVAIIVMRELAVTGLRLLIVTEGEVLAAKWPGKIKTCTQMLAIILLLMNDFPFQVLPFSLGQFCLYLALLATIYSGYDYFKKNWQVFSDSF
- a CDS encoding competence/damage-inducible protein A, translated to MKAEIIAVGTEMLMGQIVNTNAPFIARQLNELGIEHYYETVVGDNPERLVELTQIAESRSDMIIYSGGIGPTQDDLTKQAIAEYLNEELIYDQECLEQIKQYYQDRHQSMSSNNLQMALTYKNGQSLKNETGQACGSLIYKKGCLYVFLPGFPDELEPMFINEVKPYLFEHLSNKQVLASRFLNFFGIGEAALTSRLENLISKQSNPTIAPYASKSVVTLRLTAQGENHAVTDKLLDQAQEEILDLVGEYYYGSGYNYLPMDALFDYLNQGGKTIAFAESLTGGLAAHLLVNHEGSSKIFKGSTVSYSEYAKAHVIGVSQATLDQEGMVSESCARQMAELTCSDYGADYAISFTGVAGPDKMEGQEVGTVYCGFASQGQSTQVKRYHINGNRSAIRLKVIYQAVLDFIQEKS